The sequence TCTGATCATGGACGCAGGGAAAAGCGGCGTCATAGGGATCAGTAAGAAGCATCAAGCAGAGGGAATGAAGTCATGTTCAAGAAGATCGCAGCCACAAGTCTTGCAGTCGCCCTGACCGCCGGTGCGGTTCTGGCATCCGGCACCACCGGCGCCGAGGCCAAGAAGGGCTGGCACCACAATAACGGCTGGGCCGCCGCCGGTGGGTTCGTTGCCGGTGCGGTGATCGGCTCCGCCCTGTCGCAGCCGCGCTACTACGAGCCGGCCCCGCGCTACGAACCGGCCCCGGTCTATTATGGCCGCCCGGCCCCGTGGACGCCGGAATGGTACAGCTACTGCTCGTCGAAGTACCGTTCGTTCAACCCGGACACCGGCTACTTCCGCACCTATTCGGGGCGCTACCAGTTCTGCCGCTAGTCACCCGAAGCTGAAGTTCGCCATACCAGGCGGAACACCCCTAGCTGGGGATCTGAAGAGGGCCGGCCTTTGCCGGCCTTTTTCCGTTTTGCGAAGGGGAGGGGCTACCGGCCAACCAGTGTCCGGGCGATGCCGTCCGCTGCCGCAACGCCGCTGGCGAAGGACGCCTGCAGCAGGTAGCCGCCTGTCGGGGCTTCCCAGTCGATCATCTCGCCGGCGACATGGACGCCCGGCAGCTTGCTGAGGCCGAAATCCGCGCCGATCTCGCTCCACG comes from Stappia sp. 28M-7 and encodes:
- a CDS encoding BA14K family protein, which translates into the protein MFKKIAATSLAVALTAGAVLASGTTGAEAKKGWHHNNGWAAAGGFVAGAVIGSALSQPRYYEPAPRYEPAPVYYGRPAPWTPEWYSYCSSKYRSFNPDTGYFRTYSGRYQFCR